A window of Nicotiana sylvestris chromosome 8, ASM39365v2, whole genome shotgun sequence genomic DNA:
CAACTATTATGCATTTTATTTTAATctcttcttgtatttctttatttttcatgagtagctaaatatttagctagggttgtggcctaaccctagtgtgggtacttaataGGTATTtaatttagggcttgtttgtgattgggttagtaatatttagccttgtttaagcttgaattctagaattaatagttgcaaacattgattcatgcctatttgacttagtctttacttgagaaagagagaataagtctaggaaaacttggctaacaaggaattagggtgaactcaagaaattgatagccccaattaaagggtcaaatctagagatagtaagacccgacttgagcatatatcacttgatttgtgcaatacccatttggacttgagaaagccaaattgggcaaaatcactcaaactaccaagaggtatagagtgggtaaTTGCGTGTGATTGCGATCTTACAATCCCGGATAATCAAACTTGACCTAGAGTTTATAATcttaggtaaccacctaggtgaaagtcacaaccctagatcttttatcatttgaaaaacaaccaaaatcaAAACATTGTCTTCTAGTTTATTAATTGCAATCAATAGTTTaaagtagaaatagaaacaacTAACAAGAATGTGGAAGTGCAAATTGAGGCACATTATACAATTACAATAGGTGTATACCTAATCCTATTTCTAACTCCCTGAGGAATCGATCCCGACTCATGTTGGgttttattattgcttcgaccgcctcactacctataattgtggtgtgattttgggcgaGATCAACAATCAAGGAGCTTGGGGAAATAACAATCAAGGAAACCATGGTTGGAATGATGGTAATTAAGGTAATCGAGGTGGTACATCTtcccaacaatatcaacaaaGATCCTACCAACCTCCTACATACAACCAAGGTGACTCTTCAACTCTTAACCAACTTTTAGGGATGATGGAAAAGATGATCAAGAATCAAGAGCAAACCGACAAAGAGAGGCGACAAATGAATCAAGTGGTGGCTTCTGATACCACTTCAATCAAACAAATTGAGACTCAATTGGGTCAAATGTCTTCTCAATTGAATGTGAGACCACAAGGATCATTGCCTAGCGACACAATTCCAAATCCAAAGAGAGATGAGGGTATAAAGCGAATGTTTGCCATTTTAACAAGGCGGAGCAAAATTCTAAAGAAGAAATCCATTGTAGTTGAGGATGACGATAACGAAGAGGAATTACCTCTCAAATATGCTTTTCCTAAGGTCAAGAGTCCCAAAGTTCCTAAGGTGGCTCATCCCAAGGTTGATGATCCTCCTAAAGTTGATGAAGTTCCTAAGCAAGATGTACCTCTCGTGGTCAATAAGACACCCAAGGCGGTTGAAGTTCCCAAGTGTGCGGTGCCAATAGTAAGTCCAATTATTGTTGAAGAGGTACAAGCACCTCTCAAAATGCAAGGGAAGTCCCTTCAAAGGAGAAAGAACCAATAAATGAGGCAAGCAAGGAGGCACCTAAATTGTACAATCAATTATGGAGACCGCCTCCTCTGTTTTCACAAAGATTTGCAAAGCAACAACAAGAAGGCCAATTGCAAAAGTTCTATGGTATGTTGAATCAAATCACCATCAATGTGCCTTTTGTGAAAGCTCTTGAAAATATGtcgggttatgctaaattcatgaaggacttggtcaCTAAGAAGAAGAATGCTAATTTTGAGACCATCAAGGTCACCCATCAATGTTTTGCAATTATCTCACAAACCGAGATTAAAAAGATAGAAGACTCGGGGTTTTTTACTATTCTTTGTGCTATAAGATTGACAAGCTTCACAAAAGTTttgtgtgatttgggggctagtatcaatttgatgctctATGCCATATTCAAGAAGTTAGGTTTGGGGGATCCTAGACCTACCACAATGAAGTTGTTAATGACATATCGGACGTTGAAGAAACCATTGGGTGTCATCGATGATATCCTTATCAAAGTGGATCGATTCTATTTTCCCGCCGACTTTGTAATATTGGATTGTGAAATGGATGTAGAAATTCTAATCATCCTTGGCAGGCCTTTCTTGGCTACCGGGCAAAGCTATTTGTGATGTTGAAGCGGGAGAGCTCAAATTTAGATTGAATGATGAAGAGGCAATTTTTTATATACAAAAATCAATGAAACAACCACATGAATATGGTGTGATATCCATAGTTGATGTGGTGGATGATGTAGTTGACGATGACATGGAAGATATTTGCATGGAAGAAGCTCTACAAGCGATTCtcggcaaaatacataagttaccccCCCGAACTATGACtcaaatccctgttacacactttcTAGGAACGAATATTACTTTATATACCCAACCTTTCTAAAGTGTATCTAATACACACTGCTTTGCCCACGTGGATAGTGCGTGTTTTTTCCAACAAATGAGTCGCGTGAACAGAAGAATTTTATGTCAGATgtcaattttttttagttttttaaaattttaaattgagTCATCTTCTTCCTTTTTAAAGATTCTGCCATAGCTACTCCTTGAGCTCCACCACCCGATCTCCTTCTTCTCAAATAGATATACCACGATTTTTTGTATCTCTTCTCGTTGTAGAGAATCTTAACTTGAGCTTTACCCATGGCGAAGTCAAATTTTTAGGAAGCGAGAATTTTCCGAAATTTTTTCCAACCATTAAAGCTTAGCTCAAGATTTTGCACAttctttaattttattaatggatGATTTTTTAAATAGTTGACTTGTGGCGATGGCAGTTAATGGCGGTCGAACTTTTACCaaagtgaaatgaaaaatgagttgGATCTGGGCTCAAAAATTTTGATTCAATTTCAGCGGAAAAGATGGAGTTTTGGGTGTGTTTTTCTGgtgatttttgttaattaatggtGGCTTTGTTATTAAGTAAAAGGTGGAGGAAGAAGCTATGGTGTTTGATGGTGAGAGAGGAGGAAGACAACCATGGTAGTTTAGATGAGGAAGATGAGGGGTATaattgtaatttaattttttttattttttatttttaaaaatgacaCGTGTCACTGTTTGATTGGTGCATGATATTGCACATATTCTGAAAAACTGGTTAAGAAAAAAATGGTGTGTCTTAGATACACTTTGGAAAGGTTGGGTATGTAAAGTAATATTCGTTCCTGgaaagtgtgtaacagggatttgggtCATAGTTCGGGTGGCAACTTATGTATTTCAGAATGAGGCCATGGAAGGGTACAATGAAGTCGTGATGGCTAAGGAGGGACTCAGTTTATATTCTTACAAGTCCGAGAAGATGTCCCTTGACTTGGAAAATCGAGTTATTCCTCCAGCCAAATCTTCCACTATTAAGTCACAAAGTTCAAGCCAAATTGGGTTGATCCAACAAACTTACGAGTGTCTCAACTCAATGCAATGGATGAATTTCAGTTTCAAGCATATAAGAGTGATTTTTTGTATAATCAAAGAACAAAGTTCCTTCATAGAAAGGAGATCACCAAAAGGGAGTTTCACCTCGGGGACTTGGTTATTCTTTACAATTCTTGATTTAAGTTGTTCCCGGGcaagttgaaatcaaaatggTCCGGGCCATTCAAGGTTGTGCATGTTTACCCATTTGGTGCCATGGTTTGGAGTCCGACGATAGTAAATGGATCTTGAAGTGAATAGACAATGGATTCGGCATTATTTAGGTCCCATTAATACTATATGAATGGTCTCAGAAGTTGAATTAGGGGAACCCCCAATAGCATCTTGAGCTGTGTTCAGTATTGTGTCGTGCCACGATATTAAATAAGGCGCTTCTTAGGAGGTACCCCAAGCTCCTTTTATTCTTGCATTTTGATTTTATACTGGTTGTGTAATGTGTTcttatttaccgtgaaaatggtaataacaattaaatttgattatgggactctaaaaatatgtgatctatttttatgctagttgttaagtagttgatgctatgtatgtgactTGGAAACGAGATAAGAGTTAGGGAtgaggtgataaccaaaccgataggttaacaattgaggcctcgagcttgtcgattcagAGACCT
This region includes:
- the LOC104219332 gene encoding uncharacterized protein, translating into MSGYAKFMKDLVTKKKNANFETIKVTHQCFAIISQTEIKKIEDSGFFTILCAIRLTSFTKVLCDLGASINLMLYAIFKKLGLGDPRPTTMKLLMTYRTLKKPLGVIDDILIKVDRFYFPADFVILDCEMDVEILIILGRPFLATGQSYL